From Hippea alviniae EP5-r, one genomic window encodes:
- a CDS encoding RNA-binding S4 domain-containing protein, with protein MRLDQFLKESRIIKRRTVAKQMCDEGFVFVNSKKAKASYEVKMGDEIEIYFKQKKIKYKVEDLPQKGTPKSLAKKYYTTISEEYYE; from the coding sequence ATGAGATTAGACCAGTTCTTGAAGGAGTCAAGAATAATAAAGCGCAGAACTGTTGCAAAGCAGATGTGCGATGAAGGTTTTGTGTTCGTAAACTCAAAAAAAGCAAAAGCATCCTATGAAGTAAAGATGGGTGATGAGATAGAGATATACTTCAAGCAGAAAAAGATAAAATACAAGGTTGAAGATTTGCCGCAGAAAGGCACGCCAAAATCCTTAGCTAAAAAATATTACACTACGATTAGCGAGGAGTATTATGAATAA
- a CDS encoding peptidyl-prolyl cis-trans isomerase translates to MKKILIVLVVVFFGLTSLPNAATLVDKIVATVDGKPITLYELKNIAGFYNAKKPQELLNRVIDDYLIKEYAENVGITISDDDVERYIENLAAQNNLSTEEFINKIKASGIDFDYYKEGVRLILYRIKFARKVFLPSIKITEQDIKNYYKLHKNELSSSNKIAVLSIITLDSLKKAQKVYKLLQKGKDFYKLLEKYSLTKDKTRDVPISALNPYLQSQILSLKSGEHTNIIESEGRFYIVKLIKIKEAEDIDQQIRNILIDKRINSKLKSWLKLVRARSDIEIYLK, encoded by the coding sequence ATGAAAAAAATTTTGATTGTTTTGGTTGTGGTTTTCTTTGGGTTAACGAGCCTACCAAACGCCGCTACTCTTGTTGATAAAATCGTGGCAACAGTCGATGGCAAACCGATAACCCTGTATGAGCTTAAAAACATAGCCGGATTTTACAATGCAAAAAAACCGCAAGAACTATTAAACAGAGTGATAGATGATTATCTGATAAAAGAGTATGCAGAGAATGTTGGCATAACAATAAGCGATGATGATGTTGAAAGATACATAGAAAACCTTGCAGCTCAAAATAACCTAAGCACAGAAGAGTTTATAAACAAGATAAAGGCAAGCGGTATAGATTTTGACTATTACAAGGAAGGTGTAAGACTAATACTTTACAGGATAAAGTTTGCACGAAAGGTGTTTTTACCTTCAATAAAGATAACAGAGCAGGATATAAAAAATTACTATAAGCTGCACAAAAACGAGCTTTCAAGCTCAAACAAGATTGCCGTCTTAAGCATAATAACCTTAGACAGTCTAAAGAAAGCCCAAAAGGTATATAAACTCCTTCAAAAGGGTAAAGATTTTTACAAACTCCTTGAAAAATACTCTTTAACCAAAGATAAGACAAGGGATGTGCCTATTTCTGCTCTAAACCCGTATCTTCAAAGCCAGATTCTAAGCCTAAAGAGTGGCGAACATACAAATATAATAGAGTCAGAAGGCAGATTTTACATAGTAAAACTTATAAAGATAAAAGAAGCTGAAGACATAGATCAACAGATAAGAAATATTCTTATAGACAAACGCATAAATTCAAAGCTAAAAAGCTGGCTGAAGCTTGTTAGGGCAAGAAGTGACATCGAGATTTATCTAAAATGA
- a CDS encoding 3'-5' exoribonuclease YhaM family protein, which produces MYDCIEAIKQKRLKKINGETFLVSEKHILKARNGDEYVGLKLKDRSGIIDAKIWNNLLHLKDKFEAGDFVKITGESNYYNDNWQVIIKDLERVEEEDVDKKAFLPSTQKDISKLQSELLGLIDSVKHPGLKKLLEEIFTDEEFFERFSHAPAAKTMHHAYVGGLIEHTVSVGKLASQVALAYKDIDRDLLVSCALLHDIGKVYELDPMTFNYTTEGRLIGHIVIGYTIVHDKIKALGLLNREKEMLLLHCILAHHGEYEYGSPKKPKTKEAVLMNMIDMLDSRMQPVVDAKVDESSGWSDLIKIIGKAIYAPKKSKELL; this is translated from the coding sequence ATGTATGATTGCATCGAAGCTATAAAACAGAAAAGGCTAAAGAAGATAAACGGTGAGACTTTCTTGGTTTCTGAGAAGCATATCTTAAAGGCTCGAAATGGTGATGAGTATGTTGGGTTGAAGCTTAAAGACAGAAGCGGAATTATCGATGCTAAAATTTGGAACAATCTGCTGCATCTGAAGGATAAATTTGAAGCTGGCGATTTTGTGAAGATTACGGGTGAGAGCAACTATTACAACGATAACTGGCAGGTGATTATAAAGGATTTGGAAAGGGTTGAAGAAGAAGATGTGGATAAGAAGGCGTTTTTACCATCGACACAGAAGGATATAAGCAAGCTGCAGAGCGAACTTTTGGGCCTTATAGATTCTGTAAAGCATCCAGGATTAAAAAAATTGCTTGAAGAGATATTTACAGATGAAGAGTTCTTTGAGCGTTTCAGTCATGCACCAGCTGCAAAGACGATGCATCATGCCTATGTTGGCGGTTTGATTGAGCACACTGTATCGGTTGGAAAGCTTGCAAGTCAGGTTGCTTTAGCCTATAAGGATATAGACAGGGATTTGCTTGTAAGTTGTGCACTCCTGCACGACATAGGAAAGGTGTATGAGCTTGACCCTATGACATTTAATTACACAACGGAAGGCAGATTGATAGGCCACATTGTTATAGGCTATACGATTGTTCACGACAAGATAAAAGCTTTAGGGCTTTTGAATCGAGAAAAAGAGATGTTGCTTTTGCACTGCATTTTGGCTCATCATGGAGAGTATGAGTATGGTTCTCCTAAGAAACCAAAAACAAAAGAAGCTGTGCTCATGAATATGATAGATATGCTGGATTCAAGGATGCAGCCGGTGGTTGATGCAAAGGTTGATGAGAGTAGCGGATGGAGTGATTTGATAAAAATCATAGGAAAGGCGATATATGCACCAAAGAAGTCAAAAGAGCTCCTTTAG
- the tmk gene encoding dTMP kinase, whose translation MHQRSQKSSFRYIAFEGIDGSGKTTQAKLFVEFLKREGKSVFFVREPYNEKLRNILLNENFNDKAKLFMFLADRSELADLIFEKLKESIVVSDRSFFSTLAYQGYGDKMDVEFLFELNMFALEGLKPDVVFCIDIPVEIMHKRIKSRDFIESKGDDFFRRVRDGYLGLGKFCENYFIVDGSRSENMVFEEIVGIWKGLIGSQALS comes from the coding sequence ATGCACCAAAGAAGTCAAAAGAGCTCCTTTAGATACATAGCATTTGAAGGTATCGATGGTTCTGGTAAGACAACTCAGGCTAAGCTGTTTGTGGAGTTTTTAAAAAGGGAAGGTAAGAGTGTCTTTTTTGTTAGGGAGCCTTACAACGAGAAGTTGAGAAATATTCTGCTTAACGAGAACTTCAACGACAAAGCCAAACTGTTTATGTTTTTGGCAGACAGAAGTGAGCTTGCAGATTTGATTTTTGAAAAGTTAAAAGAGAGTATTGTTGTAAGTGATAGAAGTTTTTTCTCAACACTTGCGTATCAAGGATATGGCGACAAGATGGATGTTGAGTTTCTCTTTGAGTTGAACATGTTTGCTTTGGAAGGCTTAAAGCCGGATGTTGTTTTTTGCATTGATATACCGGTTGAGATTATGCATAAGCGTATCAAAAGCAGGGATTTTATCGAGTCAAAGGGTGATGATTTTTTTAGAAGGGTTAGGGATGGTTATTTAGGGCTTGGAAAATTTTGTGAAAATTACTTTATCGTTGATGGTTCGAGAAGTGAAAATATGGTTTTTGAAGAGATTGTGGGTATATGGAAGGGTTTGATAGGTTCTCAAGCTTTATCTTGA
- a CDS encoding DNA polymerase III subunit delta', with the protein MEGFDRFSSFILKDATIDDAIGFAKELGVEDKNIVSFDKLKIDDVREIKNRCEVLHDKKIAFVFGDIGFDAQNALLKLTEEPPENTFFIFYKPENLLDTIYSRCQVVSIKREKDFVDDELKSVIEGDDEGLLKYLLSCESFSKEEMLVLLKKLLFYFSEKKDAKGVGRIVEFLKTYREFNLNKRLLLINIYLTLRGGHENSYC; encoded by the coding sequence ATGGAAGGGTTTGATAGGTTCTCAAGCTTTATCTTGAAAGATGCAACGATAGATGATGCCATAGGTTTTGCCAAAGAGCTTGGTGTTGAAGATAAAAATATTGTCTCTTTTGATAAGCTAAAGATAGACGATGTAAGAGAGATTAAAAATAGATGCGAAGTGTTGCATGATAAGAAGATTGCGTTTGTATTTGGTGATATTGGTTTTGATGCGCAGAATGCACTGCTTAAGTTGACCGAAGAGCCGCCAGAGAATACATTTTTTATCTTTTATAAGCCAGAAAACCTGCTTGATACGATATACTCTCGCTGTCAGGTTGTCTCAATAAAGAGAGAAAAGGATTTTGTTGATGATGAACTAAAGAGTGTGATTGAAGGAGACGATGAAGGCTTGCTTAAGTATCTGCTTTCCTGTGAGTCGTTTTCAAAGGAAGAGATGCTTGTCCTTTTGAAAAAGCTCCTTTTTTATTTTTCAGAGAAGAAGGATGCAAAAGGTGTTGGAAGGATTGTTGAGTTTTTAAAAACATATAGAGAGTTTAATCTAAACAAGAGATTGTTGCTTATCAACATATATCTCACACTGCGGGGTGGACATGAAAATAGCTATTGTTGA
- a CDS encoding PSP1 domain-containing protein, producing the protein MKIAIVEFMRVGQLYPYTFEEELKPGDRVVAEYERGVALGKVVKVYEAEYIEDDIKPIIRKATEEDFQIYEENKKLSEEAFKICKKEIENFNLNMKLVKVEYMMDRKKIVFYFTSPTRVDFRALVKKLASIFKTRIEMRQIGVRDEARMLGGLGLCGDELCCARFLRTFNPVSMKMTKQQNLNINVKKISGACGRLMCCLWYEHEMYEEFLKIAPPMDSLAKAGDVEGRVVYINPIKKTVILRTQEGLMVEVGAFDVEVLEAPEITEENNNEEMEGEEI; encoded by the coding sequence ATGAAAATAGCTATTGTTGAGTTTATGAGAGTTGGACAGCTCTATCCTTATACATTTGAAGAAGAGTTAAAACCGGGTGATAGGGTTGTTGCAGAGTATGAGCGTGGCGTTGCGTTGGGCAAGGTTGTTAAGGTTTATGAAGCAGAGTATATCGAAGATGATATAAAGCCAATAATAAGAAAAGCGACAGAAGAAGATTTTCAGATATACGAAGAGAACAAGAAGCTATCCGAAGAGGCGTTCAAGATTTGCAAAAAAGAGATAGAGAACTTCAATCTCAATATGAAGCTTGTAAAAGTTGAATACATGATGGATAGAAAGAAGATAGTGTTCTATTTCACTTCACCTACTCGGGTTGATTTTAGAGCTTTGGTTAAAAAGCTTGCGTCCATATTTAAAACGAGAATAGAGATGCGTCAGATTGGCGTAAGAGATGAAGCCAGAATGCTTGGCGGACTTGGTCTGTGTGGCGATGAGCTCTGCTGTGCCCGTTTTTTAAGGACATTCAATCCTGTTTCTATGAAAATGACAAAGCAGCAGAATTTAAACATAAATGTTAAGAAGATTTCCGGAGCTTGTGGCAGGTTGATGTGCTGTTTGTGGTATGAACATGAGATGTATGAAGAGTTCTTAAAGATAGCACCGCCGATGGACTCATTGGCTAAAGCAGGTGATGTGGAAGGCAGGGTTGTTTACATAAATCCTATCAAGAAAACTGTTATTTTAAGAACGCAGGAAGGTTTGATGGTTGAAGTTGGTGCTTTTGATGTTGAAGTGCTTGAAGCACCAGAGATTACAGAAGAGAACAATAATGAAGAGATGGAAGGAGAAGAGATATGA